In the genome of Candoia aspera isolate rCanAsp1 chromosome 1, rCanAsp1.hap2, whole genome shotgun sequence, one region contains:
- the SDHAF2 gene encoding succinate dehydrogenase assembly factor 2, mitochondrial, producing MAALMVRRVLLLPGCLFRSPKRGYRGDSPSDSGKDLLEIPLPPWQARPHESLASKRARLLYESRKRGMLENCLLLSLFAKENLNRMNEQQLDLYDRLINEPSNDWDIYYWATEAKPAPEIFENEILEMLREFTKNKHREKRLRQPDLEYLAEVLR from the exons ATGGCGGCCCTAATGGTtcga cGTGTCTTGCTCCTGCCAGGCTGCCTCTTCCGCTCGCCAAAGCGCGGCTACCGCGGGGATTCTCCGTCTGACTCTGGGAAGGACCTGCTAGAGATCCCGCTCCCTCCCTGGCAGGCTCGGCCGCACGAGTCCCTGGCGAGTAAGCGCGCGAGGCTCTTGTATGAGAGCCGCAAGAGAGGCATGTTGGAGAACTGCCTGCTGCTCAG TTTATTTGCCAAAGAGAACCTGAATCGAATGAATGAGCAACAACTGGACCTTTATGACCGTCTGATAAATGAGCCCAGCAATGATTGGGACATATACTACTGGGCGACAG aaGCAAAGCCTGCTCCAGAAATCTTTGAGAATGAAATCCTAGAGATGCTTAGAGAGTTTACCAAAAACAAGCACAGAGAGAAGAGACTACGACAACCAGATCTGGAATATCTTGCTGAAGTCTTACGCTGA